From the Pseudarthrobacter sp. MM222 genome, one window contains:
- a CDS encoding acetate kinase, with translation MLVLVINSGSSSLKYQVRDVEAGSVLAEGLVERIGMGNGGEGDGEIVGPRDHAEALEQVDAAIHAALGDRVLDAVGHRVVHGGERFAEPMLVNNEITRAIERLNPLAPLHNPANVLGIRAISKKWPDLPQVAVFDTAFHRTLPEYAWRYAVPETLYTEHGIRRYGFHGTSHGYVAHRAAALLDVPVDEFDAVIAHLGNGASVTAIRGGESVDTSMGFTPLEGLVMGTRSGDLDPSILVFLARAGWSPEDLDSMLNRQSGLKGLAGNNDMRSVVEAAEAGDAKAAMALAVASYRLAKYIGGYHVAVGGAKALVFTAGIGENSHQFRALVAERLGALGVELDAGLNGQRSKEPRVISTPSSALPVLVVPTDEERAIAEATAAVVGAASVAP, from the coding sequence ATGCTCGTGCTCGTCATCAACTCAGGCTCGTCCTCGCTCAAGTACCAGGTCCGCGACGTCGAAGCCGGCAGCGTGCTGGCCGAGGGGCTCGTCGAAAGAATCGGCATGGGCAACGGCGGCGAGGGCGACGGCGAAATCGTGGGTCCCCGGGACCACGCGGAGGCCCTGGAACAGGTGGACGCCGCCATCCACGCGGCACTGGGGGACCGGGTGCTGGACGCCGTGGGCCACCGCGTCGTGCACGGCGGAGAACGCTTCGCCGAGCCGATGCTCGTCAACAACGAGATCACCCGGGCGATCGAGCGGCTCAACCCGCTCGCGCCGCTGCACAACCCCGCCAACGTGCTCGGCATCCGCGCCATCTCGAAGAAGTGGCCGGACCTGCCCCAGGTGGCCGTGTTCGACACCGCCTTCCACCGCACCTTGCCCGAGTATGCCTGGCGCTACGCGGTGCCGGAAACGCTGTACACGGAGCACGGCATCCGCCGCTACGGCTTTCACGGCACCTCGCACGGGTACGTGGCGCACCGGGCTGCAGCGCTGCTGGATGTCCCGGTGGACGAGTTCGACGCCGTCATCGCCCACCTCGGCAACGGCGCCTCCGTCACCGCGATCCGCGGGGGCGAGTCAGTCGACACCTCGATGGGCTTCACGCCGCTGGAGGGCCTCGTGATGGGCACCCGCTCGGGCGACCTGGACCCGTCCATCCTAGTGTTCCTCGCGCGGGCCGGGTGGTCCCCGGAGGACCTCGATTCCATGCTCAACCGGCAGTCCGGCCTCAAGGGCCTGGCCGGCAACAACGACATGCGCTCGGTCGTCGAGGCGGCGGAAGCGGGTGACGCCAAGGCTGCCATGGCTCTCGCCGTCGCCTCCTACCGGCTCGCGAAGTACATCGGCGGCTACCATGTGGCAGTCGGCGGGGCGAAAGCCCTCGTGTTCACTGCCGGTATCGGCGAGAACTCGCACCAGTTCCGTGCCCTGGTGGCGGAACGGCTCGGTGCGCTGGGCGTGGAGCTTGATGCGGGCCTGAACGGCCAGCGGTCCAAGGAACCGCGGGTGATTTCCACGCCCTCCTCGGCCCTGCCGGTGCTCGTGGTGCCCACCGACGAGGAACGCGCAATCGCCGAGGCAACGGCCGCCGTCGTCGGTGCCGCGTCGGTTGCTCCGTAA
- a CDS encoding GNAT family N-acetyltransferase, with protein sequence MTELNLPIRTARLVLRRFEATDLDAYHAYHSLPETARFLPGEAKSYTKSMESVGKYANFVFEKEGDWICLAIEAAAAPGMLLGEVVLKWLPGCGQAEIGWSLAPEARGRGIGAEAAGALLKLGFEDLAFHRIDAKLDELNTASAALCERLGMRLESRQVDKWHYKGVWATELVYAVLAEEWRARKPEDPAS encoded by the coding sequence ATGACCGAACTGAACCTGCCCATCCGCACCGCCCGGCTGGTGCTGCGCCGCTTTGAGGCCACTGACTTGGACGCGTACCACGCCTACCATTCACTGCCCGAAACCGCCCGGTTCCTGCCCGGGGAGGCAAAGAGCTACACCAAGTCCATGGAGTCCGTGGGCAAGTACGCGAATTTTGTCTTCGAGAAAGAGGGCGACTGGATCTGCTTGGCCATCGAGGCCGCGGCTGCGCCGGGCATGCTGCTCGGCGAGGTGGTGCTGAAATGGCTGCCCGGCTGTGGTCAGGCCGAGATTGGCTGGAGCCTCGCCCCGGAGGCGCGGGGACGGGGCATCGGCGCGGAAGCGGCCGGGGCGCTGCTGAAGCTCGGATTTGAGGACCTGGCCTTCCACCGGATCGACGCCAAACTGGACGAGCTCAATACCGCGTCGGCCGCCCTGTGCGAACGCCTTGGCATGCGGCTGGAATCGAGGCAGGTCGACAAGTGGCACTACAAGGGTGTGTGGGCCACGGAACTGGTCTACGCCGTCCTTGCGGAGGAATGGCGGGCACGCAAGCCGGAAGATCCTGCATCCTGA